The sequence GTAAACATCTGTATGCTGATATGTCAGAGTTTATAAAATAGTGACATACTCCTCCCACTGCCCAGCTTGTTTCCTGTAGAGCATCGTATCCAACGCCACAGCATTAGTGTCTAGTTTGTCAGGGGAGGGCCACTGATGGGTCAGATGGGCCATTAACTCTTGTCTGGATCGAAGGTCGTTGTTCTTCAGCACCGTCCTGAGAAAGTAGCACAGGAAAAGGAAACATTCACTATTAATCACTCAAATATCACTCTGAATGTCACATTGTCTGAATGATCACTAAGGTTAGCACTGTTTACATTTAAACCAAACATTTCATACCGTTTTGTCTCTGAAGTATCAAATAACAAGCTTAATGCAATAACTACCTTCATGCAAACAATTCTTGGAAACATAATATATAATGAATGACATATTGTAGAATATAGTCTGTTATTTAACGGCCTTAATGAAGCAAAATTACACAAGAGGAAGTGCTGCTGtgatgaaatatcagcactggtgtgactCAGTCGTTGGCACAATGCCTTTTATATAGTTCACcaagcacattttattagtcaacagTAATAAGCAACAggagattatgatttgtttatttaaatatttatttggcTCCGCCTCAACAAATAGGTACACAACTGGAAGGGAGACGAGGCTGTTGTCTCTGTTTGGTGTTTGAAAAAGAGCTCAAAGCGATTTATATTAACTGGATGTTTTGGGGAAATGTCAGAATGATCAAACCCTTATTATTAACTGGGTATTTGGGCCTAAATAAGAGACAAAATAATGCATACAGTAATattgttaatgtaaatgttcaatatGTTTAATATTCATCTTGCAAAGATGTTTCCCTGACTAGCATGGATACAGAGGTGTGATGATGCTGCATCTTAATCTAACTGGTGAAACCAGCTCAGAGTGTAAGTGATTTATGAACACAGTAAAAACCATCTGCAGCCTCCAGGACTCTTGCTGTGCCCCAAATGTCACAGTCACAGTTAGGCCTGCTAATGCTCACTccattcatcacacacacacacacacacacacgatccaCACTGAGTGGAGTGGACTCACAGTTGGTCTTGTAGTTCCAGGACAATGAACTCCAGCTGCTCCttctctagtgtgtgtgtgaggtgtgcTTCTGCCAGGCTGTGCTGAAGAGCCTTATTATGGGACACGGCGTCCGACAGCTGGGCTTCTCTTAGACGCACTAGCTCTTCCAGGTAACCCTGAggtacgcgcacacacacgcacacacacacacacgcacaggttTCCACTTGTTTGTGTAAAGCCATGAATGCATCAATTAATaggaatgtcccgatacaacttttttacttccgatacattaccgatattgcaacctttggtattggccgataccgatacgatatcagcacaaatcatacatacatacttgtattacttattttgtagtgtggaatgttagaaaaggcttgatcatgtgatgttactcaaacagagaacaatagtcagcaacagtaggtatgagaaaaactgacacatttattattaaccatttggttacatacattttaacctttaacataatatctacagtattctacaattgaataaatataatatatatcggagattttagatgcagtccgataaaatccgataatagttttctggctgatatcggaccaatatccgatattgatatcggatcgggacacccctatccATAAATCCTCTTATTTCCGCTAAAAGCTAAACAGCTGAGCACACACAGAGTAAAGCCTTTTTAGAAGCAAGAAGACACAAGCTAAAAGTTTAGTGCTATCCTAAAATCAAGTGTTCGTGAGACACATTTACCTTCTGCTCCAGAGCCAGGCGATATTTCTGCTCAAAGCGTTTACACTTGCTGACCAAGTTGCTCTGCTCAGTGAAGATGGAAGCGGCTGTGGCTGCTTTGTCAGGAGTGCTGCTTTCACTGCCACTGCTCCCTAAAGTCCTCATCTCCTCCTCATCACTGCTGATACTGTCTGCACTGCACAGGGAACCACACAGTTACTCATTAGGAATAAGTAGATCAATAGAATGTATTTGATCGTACATACTTCTGGGTAAACTTTAGGTATGGCGTGTAGTCGATCACAGCAGGACAGCCACCATCCACACCTTCTCCTTTCAGACAGAAGCTGCAGATCATGGAAAACATGGAGAATTTGAATTTGTAAAGAATCCGTCCAAAGACCTAAAAGTAGCAGGTAAGCGTAAACTTCAGACCTGTCAGTGTATCCTTTCTGATTTAGTTCAATGTGGGACTGAAAATAATTGGTTAATAGGACAAATGCTCTTTTTTCCCACCACCCacgattttttttataatagcTGGAGCCTCATTTATCAAACATTATACACCCTTCTActaatgcagtgtttctcaaatggaggtacttgagagagagtggaaaattaaagtacttgtcttggtcccactccaggcgtgagatgaccaaaaatgataaaaactaaagaaataaatctatttaggagccactaaaacagtatttttcaaccttggggtcaggacaccatgtggggttgcttgaaatttctaaaaaattcaaatagatttttagatttagttttctttttttaattattattattgttattattattattattattattattattattattaataataataataaaacaacacaattttaaacaactgtatttctatgctttcactttcacaaaaaaaatctgacctcaaacatgatcaaaaacgaattctcgaaaaaatgtctttggggtggccagaaattcttgatatcataatggggtcacgatccaaaaaaaaggttgggaaccactgcactaaatacagtttctttccacttatttacaaaacgagattctttaaaatgtgtgttatcactccttCATtcaagggggtacttggattcagaaataaaaaagggggtacttgagccaaaagaagtttgagaaccactgcaattATGGaaccattaaataaaaaatatatacattttctggtttccttttcttctttctgAAATTCCTTTTCCTAATTTTTTCTGCCATGATCGAGCGTAAAATCCCATTCGTCAGCAGCCTTGTAATGCGATCCTTTGTATTGCTCATTAATCAGGGTAGAATGTGGGTGTGTCTAGGGCTTGAAATAAAGTAAATTGCGTTCACCTGGCAAAGTTTAGGGTGGATTGTGAtttttaaaggagaaaaatgCTTGCAGGTGTGCTCGGCACAGTTTCATAAATCTGAATATTTCTTGGTACACGCCCCTTTTCAGATTTTCAATGCAGGCAGACTTTTAGTATGAATGAGGCCAGTTGCTCTGTATGAAATCTAACCAGAGTTTTCTTTAGGCACATTAATGCTGCATTCTGTAAAAGCACTGGTGTTTAAAGATCAAAGTGCATGTACAGTAAGTGATAGTCTGTCTGCAGAATCAACAGGGATAGACTTCATTGATGGCAACCCAGAGTAAGGATAAAATGATGAATTTGACCTTTTGGATAGATTTTGGTCTTTTAATCAGAGTTTGAGCAGCACTTCAACCAATATGCCGatatattaaaacacaaaaacaaaggatCCATCTTCTCATTGGTGCCGAAAAGCCCTCCATCCTTGAGGCATTAACTTTAATACACATCTGATAATGTGTTTCTGTATCTGATGTCAGgatgttttaaattttaaacaCTCAGAGTTAAAGTAGGAGATAGTGATCAATACCTGAAGTCGATGGTGTTCAGTCCAATGAGTGTATCTGCCAACAGCCCGGCCTCTTCTGCCAGCATGATCGCTCCATCTTCATAAAACCTCCTACAGACAAACATGTACAGACGTTTGAGTGGACCACAGCAGCTCAAAGAAGTTCGACTTTCCCACCACCGACAGAAAGTCTAGCTTGAATCCACTTGTTGTGTCCACACATGCGTATTTGTATTGGATTTAGTGAGGTTAGTTTAGGcataatagtaataaataataaacctggTGGTTTTGAGGTCCTTCAATGCAAACGAGATGTACTCTGACAGTCTTTTTTCCATTAGTGCAACTCTGATCCACGCCCTGCCCTGtaaagagagacacacacaacactaaatTAGCCAAGctatccaatatttgttttatgtaaatgtatttatgacAATCTGTATCATAACTTCATAAATAAAGACTTCTGGTTTTGGAAAGCAGGAGTTCATGCATCTGCAATCAGGAGCAATAATCTAAAAACCACCTGATTCTGCACTGACTCGTTCAGACTCCATGCAGTTCTGTGCTTTCACCCTATATTTGGAACTTCTTTTGACACAAATACCACCTCACCTTTGCTCTCGATGATCGCACATTTTCCATGCTCTCAATGCTTTGAATGCAATTATGAGGTACTCTGCTGCACGCAGCTTTAATGTAATCCCAGAAACTCCGAGGACTCTCGTAGCCAAACCACGTCATCTGACCTGGAAGGTGaagaacaaaaagacaagagCATAAATACACAGTTGTACCACTGTTAACCTGAGCTGTGTGTTCCTCTCAttgttaaagggcccatgttacgctaaattgacttttctgtgctttaaacatgataaaagtgttcattgggcttcatacacatgcccaaagtgttttatcattgattccctcaatcattagttagagggtgatttgctcgtTTCTTACTGCACGGTGAGCCCAAACATCCCGCTTTAATTtcatgacgcgttcccactttaatgacaaatttgatgcagcactgagctggagaagccgcgcctccaggaagctctctgccgtgattgacatgtaaacagacacgcccacgaaggtgagcatttcagcgtccttagTGCAGTTCTATGTacgtatgtattttctacagtctatgtatgtaccggcgaacgccccgcccccacgctctgtctcggcCACAGAGTGGGTGGGATGAGTGCGggtcgtcctctggccctacgtcaccgtgccatgaggaggaagtcagtgtccagTCTGTAGACaagcccactcatgaatatgcataagtaggccacaaatcagcctgtttgtgtagagttgtgacttttcagaggctaaaactctggaaaacaggcgagtttgggaaaataaacctcaaatactatgtttttggggttcttagaacaaatggagatgggtgaaaaatagcatgacatgggacctttaagacaCAAGGGCACAGAAATGGTGTTGGAATTGACATTATTTGGTGAATGCATTGGAATGACTAAAACTAGGCTTCCTTACCTTTGACTCGATGACTGAGGATGTGCTCCAGGATTGAAACAAAGTTTACAAACTCAGAAGACGAGTCATCTATGGTCTCAAAACAAGAGCGATCCAACAAAGTCTTCACAGAAAACCTGAAAAGGAAGAAAGACACAAAACCGATCGATTTGAAGGATTTACCTCAGTGAGACACATTTTGGGTCGATATTAGAAACGATTTGCATGAAAATCaatttattattacaaaaagTAAGCTTGTCTCTATTGGTGTGATGAAGCTTTGAGTAATTTCCGATTTCAACCAATGCAACAAGAAGAAAGCAACCATAAAGATccatgtgtgtatgtgagatcatttttaatttggcCAAGCGATGTTTGCAACTGTTCATATAAACAGTATAATCTGACTTCCTATCTAAACAGCTGCCCCTTGTTGCTTAGCAGCCCGGGGACCAAAGTCTgtaaaaaaacaggaagtgccTGATGTATGTCTGCTATCATCAAAGCGTGAGGTCTCTCATTTAGTCACCAGTCGTATTTTATTCTCTACAGATGGACACAAATGTCTGTTCTCACAAAGCCAATTATAAACACAGCAGTGTTCAGTTTGGTGGCGGTGAGAAACCTTGAGTTTGTGTTAATGAATAGCACTTAATGCAGCGTGAGTTGAataaggtattttttttaaactgacattattaccaaaaaaaaagcaggttTTCCACTTCAGCTTCACCCCCATCTTCAAGTGTGAGTCCTGCTGTTTTTTCAAGTCAAGTACAAAACACTGGTGCTGAAGAGGGTGAAGTCATGAGGAGCATGTTGCTATAGACAACCAGATACAGGAATAAAAAATAGCTCCTTGTTATAAAAAGGAGTGTTCTTTGTGTTTGTTAGACCCCAAATGTATGATTGAGCTGACCTAAGACAAATCAGACACAGGGAGACGGTGACGCATCATGCTaaagttaaatgattaaaaattaaTTCAATAGATCTAGTTGTATTTTCTGTAAAAGAAGTATCTTCTCATCGGTGATGTTATCAACAGTTGTCCCGATGGAAAATCTTTAATTAGTTTGCTTAAAATATACTTGAAGAAATCATTAAATCAAATCTATAATTTGGAAAAACCTCTTATGGATTATTAATGTCACAGTGTATCACCAAAGCCTCTGATTTGTTTGTCGAAAGTGGcttgttaaagaaaaataagtaTAAAAGAAACGGCTGGGGTATGTTCAGGTGTTAAACCATCTTTTAAGACGGTAAAGCAGAAATGCTGCGTTAATTTGCTCTGTAAAATTAAACATATTATTTTACATCAATTTGTGGTGACAATCAGCACTTAACATAGTCACTGAGAGAAGATATATGACTTATATCTGATGCACCAAAGGAAAAAGCTGCATGAAGCTAACTACAGTTTGAGTGTTTATTCTAACActtccagtaaaaaaaaaataaaataaaaaaatgcagataAAATATTTAGATCTTGATGGTAAAAAGCTTTTTTCTTAATACTTCAGCAAATTGTTCTGGAGTCATTTAAACAGTTCACAAAGGTTTATTATATGTTGCAGCCATTATTGACACATAGGTTCATTGCACCCTTTACATAATATATTGTGACAGGTACAGAAACAGCACATGTTGGAGCACAACTTGTCTTACATCAAACTATCTTtaatctatttaaaataaagCTCTGCTGCTGACCATCTGGGCCTAGAAATGACCTTTTTCCTCTTAAATGAATCTGCACAGAAAGGCTAAAAAGACATCAAACACTAGTGGCATCAGATAGTTTTCTTTCCATCgttgtaaaacaaacactctTCTCTTAAATGATCCACAGGGATTGTCAGTAAGTGACAGACAACTGCCTACAACACCCAAAGAACCACAGATCAATAGTGAGAGAAGAGAGAGTCACAACCCAGCAGAGCAGACTGACACGGAAATCAGTGTGTGAACACCTCATCACCATCTATAcctgtggttcccaaacttttcacagtcccgtacccctgaagccatgtaccccctacttctgcacactt is a genomic window of Gouania willdenowi chromosome 16, fGouWil2.1, whole genome shotgun sequence containing:
- the rundc3b gene encoding RUN domain-containing protein 3B isoform X2, whose protein sequence is MASLGVKLQLNRRSSAVERRNLVTVCRFSVKTLLDRSCFETIDDSSSEFVNFVSILEHILSHRVKGQMTWFGYESPRSFWDYIKAACSRVPHNCIQSIESMENVRSSRAKGRAWIRVALMEKRLSEYISFALKDLKTTRRFYEDGAIMLAEEAGLLADTLIGLNTIDFSFCLKGEGVDGGCPAVIDYTPYLKFTQNADSISSDEEEMRTLGSSGSESSTPDKAATAASIFTEQSNLVSKCKRFEQKYRLALEQKGYLEELVRLREAQLSDAVSHNKALQHSLAEAHLTHTLEKEQLEFIVLELQDQLTVLKNNDLRSRQELMAHLTHQWPSPDKLDTNAVALDTMLYRKQAGQWEECFQSLEQLSADMSLSQNSLERSHTLSLEVRPSSTQWLLQGKEETPSLRGLCGSLTSVTSYKSLASLKSNECLASPATEVSSPGITPS
- the rundc3b gene encoding RUN domain-containing protein 3B isoform X1, with the translated sequence MASLGVKLQLNRRSSAVERRNLVTVCRFSVKTLLDRSCFETIDDSSSEFVNFVSILEHILSHRVKGQMTWFGYESPRSFWDYIKAACSRVPHNCIQSIESMENVRSSRAKGRAWIRVALMEKRLSEYISFALKDLKTTRRFYEDGAIMLAEEAGLLADTLIGLNTIDFSFCLKGEGVDGGCPAVIDYTPYLKFTQNADSISSDEEEMRTLGSSGSESSTPDKAATAASIFTEQSNLVSKCKRFEQKYRLALEQKGYLEELVRLREAQLSDAVSHNKALQHSLAEAHLTHTLEKEQLEFIVLELQDQLTVLKNNDLRSRQELMAHLTHQWPSPDKLDTNAVALDTMLYRKQAGQWEDRCFQSLEQLSADMSLSQNSLERSHTLSLEVRPSSTQWLLQGKEETPSLRGLCGSLTSVTSYKSLASLKSNECLASPATEVSSPGITPS